A portion of the Osmia lignaria lignaria isolate PbOS001 chromosome 15, iyOsmLign1, whole genome shotgun sequence genome contains these proteins:
- the LOC117608184 gene encoding cilia- and flagella-associated protein 251 isoform X1 codes for MYHIQRKMTSNISSPSSSKDSSINSQNKTNDADDFKEKTESNLCPFKLLWSFGINSEVPIINLTTENRTIIAYACSHAVIIYNYESKDVVNLQGHQNEVRTISISTNGKWLLSGDFDKDSVIVIWDTETGVPICTLFHPHGEHEMTAARISPNAKYVVTIGNEINQKVHFWLWTYGKDEPDGIMELIEISGDRVKDIAFNEDLPEEFVLTADANVVFCKWENNELARYYPQIFGNALRYGYFNYSCFISKSHRVVTSSTNGYILLWSIVSGTERSHVKSVRLHKCSITALIHHDGLIVIGTAGGRICFYDIELKILYACQNSYLDCIQSISFELRTSLLAPVPVVSESELEFNEKDSVEYEGEFEGYSESKLEDSLCDEKIGYLKKIESLILEEVESSATVNLEPMLRNHNRDKENFTKSIGPIDTTLEGSPFYTDNFIVSSLNGSIALIDIPSLKCKFIFQDTGGLITSLDAHPRSDFIVTGNAHGLLCLYDYKKRKVILRRKTPPLPDLNLLIEHQVKCGHIVYSTCPQNNEKLTAITVLKYSPVGDLLACGLENGVLWMLHPITLDPLDEIPYKHSAESIHKLIFTECAEYMAYSDNTQVIAVFKRNHQLSFGNYLWHFLGKYRVHDGVIRDLLFGPATCNSVVPRLFSLGEDKNLIEYNLEDSGPYPDPGLLIAEIYQIEYTAIPLCLAWYPELGIEKFLMISNSEYKYRLLNDQTKMIRGTFLGPLFNTPVRYLKVIPGMELKGGGYIIFVTEKEIGLQIYPFDGNPYKILGMIGHPRKVTNISINSDGNILFTSGHNDHCVLMWKIKCRSVDVLARLGGESLNPYYCLIQGGKTGWFINEMRDFFYYAQILQQGENTIAIRTVSETISIKQITNLMRAVGYYPSNEEIEIFMGEISYRNYADTGQLVEEVTFEEFVKLYINHRPAFGISMHQLQEAFQIFSNPHRRVSLKEENPVMTRDRFVKILFGEGPEGMQKDTDNLFGEPLTSHEAFIYLTFLINSDEHLEDLFYRDKDTRTPSMEFTFLPERISYKDFITDIMGIESPEETRADDD; via the exons ATGTACCATATACAACGAAAAATGACATCAAATATTTCCTCACCATCATCTTCAAAAGATTCTTCAATAAATTCTCAAAATAAAACTAACGATGCGGATGATTTTAAGGAAAAGACAGAATCTAACCTTTGTCCTTTC AAATTATTATGGTCCTTTGGAATAAACTCAGAGGTACCAATAATAAACTTAACCACCGAAAACCGAACGATCATCGCATATGCCTGCTCGCATGCTGTAATAATCTACAATTACGAATCAAAGGATGTGGTTAATCTTCAAGGTCAT CAAAATGAAGTGAGGACGATATCAATTTCCACAAACGGGAAATGGCTGCTGTCGGGGGATTTTGATAAGGATTCCGTGATTGTGATTTGGGATACTGAAACTgg tgTGCCAATTTGCACTTTATTTCATCCGCACGGTGAGCACGAGATGACCGCAGCAAGGATCAGTCCAAATGCTAAATACGTAGTTACCattggaaatgaaataaatcaaaAAGTTCATTTCTGGCTGTGGACGTACGGGAAAGATGAACCTGATG gaattatggaattaattgaaattagtgGTGACAGAGTGAAGGACATAGCTTTCAACGAGGATCTTCCGGAAGAATTCGTTTTAACCGCTGACGCTAATGTAGTATTCTGCAAATGG GAAAACAATGAGTTGGCGCGTTATTACCCCCAAATCTTTGGTAACGCACTGCGATATGGATACTTTAATTACTCCTGTTTCATATCAAAATCACATCGGGTGGTAACGTCATCGACAAAcg GATATATTTTGCTTTGGAGCATTGTCAGTGGTacagaaaggagccacgttaaATCTGTGCGGCTCCATAAATGCAGTATCACCGCACTAATACATCACGATGG ATTGATAGTGATTGGCACAGCGGGGGGCCGAATTTGTTTCTACGATATCGAGTTAAAAATACTTTATGCGTGCCAAAATTCTTATTTAGATTGTATACAGTCGATCAGCTTTGAACTAAGAACCTCGTTATTAGCTCCTGTGCCCGTAGTCAGTGAATCTGAAC TTGAATTCAATGAAAAAGACAGTGTAGAATATGAAGGAGAGTTTGAAGGATATTCAGAAAGTAAACTAGAAGATTCTCTCTGCGATGAGAAGATTggatatttaaaaaagataGAATCGCTAATCTTGGAGGAAGTTGAATCTTCCGCGACTGTCAATTTGGAACCTATGCTTAGAAATCACAATAGAGACAAAGAAAATTTTACGAAATCTATTGGCCCTATAGATACTACTCTTGAAGGTTCACCTTTTTACACTGACAATTTCATTGTCA GTTCGTTAAATGGATCAATTGCATTAATTGACATACCCTCATTGAAATGCAAATTTATCTTTCAAGACACGGGTGGACTGATTACCAGTTTGGATGCTCATCCGCGAAG tgATTTCATAGTCACCGGAAATGCTCATGGCTTACTGTGTTTATATGATTACAAGAAGCGCAAAGTTATCCTACGCCGGAAGACTCCCCCTCTTCCAGACTTGAACTTGTTGATTGAACATCAAGTGAAATGCGGTCATATTGTTTATTCTACGTGCCCCCAGAACAACGAGAAATTAACTGCGATTACGGTGCTAAAATATTCACCAGTAG GTGACCTGCTCGCGTGTGGCCTTGAAAATGGAGTATTATGGATGCTGCACCCCATTACTCTAGATCCTCTTGATGAAATCCCTTACAAGCATTCCGCAGAATCAatacataaattaatttttacagaaTGCGCCGAATATATGGCTTATTCG GATAATACACAGGTAATAGCAGTATTCAAAAGAAACCATCAACTATCTTTTGGAAATTATCTGTGGCATTTCCTCGGAAAATATCGTGTTCATGATGGAGTAATAAGGGATCTACTTTTTGGACCAGCTACCTGTAACAGTGTCGTACCTCGATTGTTTTCATTGGGGGAAGATAAGAATTTGATCGAGTACAATCTTGAAGATAG TGGACCATATCCCGATCCTGGTTTATTGATAGCTGAAATCTATCAAATTGAGTATACTGCAATTCCCCTTTGCCTTGCCTGGTATCCTGAATTGggtattgaaaaatttttaatgatctCTAATTCAGAG tacaAGTACAGGTTACTGAATGATCAAACCAAAATGATCCGAGGAACATTTTTGGGTCCGCTTTTTAATACACCAGTTCGATATCTCAAG gtAATACCTGGTATGGAGCTTAAAGGTGGAGGATACATAATATTTGTGACTGAAAAGGAAATCGGCCTTCAAATATATCCTTTTGATGGTAATCCTTATAAGATTTTGGGAATGATAGGCCACCCACGTAAG GTTACTAATATTTCTATTAACTCGGATGGTAACATATTGTTCACTTCCGGTCACAACGATCACTGCGTGTTGATGTGGAAAATAAAATGCAG ATCTGTTGATGTGTTAGCACGTTTAGGGGGTGAAAGCCTTAATCCATATTACTGCCTTATTCAAGGTGGCAAAACAGGATGGTTTATTAATGAAATGAGAGATTTCTTTTATTACGCTCAAATCTTGCAGCAAGGAGAAAACACGATAGCCATCAGAACAGTATCCGAAACGATTTCCATTAAACAGATAACAAATCTTATGCGTGCCGTTGGATATTATCCCAGCAACGAAGAA ATAGAAATTTTTATGGGGGAGATTTCTTACAGAAATTATGCTGACACTGGTCAACTAGTTGAGGAGGTTACATTTGAGGAGTTTGTGAAACTTTATATAAATCATCGGCCAGCTTTTGGAATTTCTATGCATCAGTTACAGGAAGcttttcagattttttcaaACCCGCATCGAAGAGTGTCGCTGAAAGAGGAGAACCCAGTAATGACTCGAGACAGATTTGTAAAAATACTGTTTGGCGAAGGCCCTGAAGGAATGCAGAAAGACACTGACAATCTTTTTG GAGAACCGTTGACATCTCATgaagcattcatatatttgaCATTTTTGATAAACTCTGATGAGCATTTGGAGGATTTGTTTTATCGAGATAAGGATACACGAACCCCGTCGATGGAGTTTACGTTTTTACCAGAA AGAATATCTTACAAAGATTTTATCACGGACATCATGGGTATCGAGTCGCCGGAGGAAACGAGGGCTGACGATGATTAA
- the LOC117608184 gene encoding cilia- and flagella-associated protein 251 isoform X2, which translates to MYHIQRKMTSNISSPSSSKDSSINSQNKTNDADDFKEKTESNLCPFKLLWSFGINSEVPIINLTTENRTIIAYACSHAVIIYNYESKDVVNLQGHQNEVRTISISTNGKWLLSGDFDKDSVIVIWDTETGVPICTLFHPHGEHEMTAARISPNAKYVVTIGNEINQKVHFWLWTYGKDEPDGIMELIEISGDRVKDIAFNEDLPEEFVLTADANVVFCKWENNELARYYPQIFGNALRYGYFNYSCFISKSHRVVTSSTNGYILLWSIVSGTERSHVKSVRLHKCSITALIHHDGLIVIGTAGGRICFYDIELKILYACQNSYLDCIQSISFELRTSLLAPVPVVSESELEFNEKDSVEYEGEFEGYSESKLEDSLCDEKIGYLKKIESLILEEVESSATVNLEPMLRNHNRDKENFTKSIGPIDTTLEGSPFYTDNFIVSSLNGSIALIDIPSLKCKFIFQDTGGLITSLDAHPRSDFIVTGNAHGLLCLYDYKKRKVILRRKTPPLPDLNLLIEHQVKCGHIVYSTCPQNNEKLTAITVLKYSPVGDLLACGLENGVLWMLHPITLDPLDEIPYKHSAESIHKLIFTECAEYMAYSDNTQVIAVFKRNHQLSFGNYLWHFLGKYRVHDGVIRDLLFGPATCNSVVPRLFSLGEDKNLIEYNLEDSGPYPDPGLLIAEIYQIEYTAIPLCLAWYPELGIEKFLMISNSEYKYRLLNDQTKMIRGTFLGPLFNTPVRYLKVIPGMELKGGGYIIFVTEKEIGLQIYPFDGNPYKILGMIGHPRKVTNISINSDGNILFTSGHNDHCVLMWKIKCRSVDVLARLGGESLNPYYCLIQGGKTGWFINEMRDFFYYAQILQQGENTIAIRTVSETISIKQITNLMRAVGYYPSNEEIEIFMGEISYRNYADTGQLVEEVTFEEFVKLYINHRPAFGISMHQLQEAFQIFSNPHRRVSLKEENPVMTRDRFVKILFGEGPEGMQKDTDNLFGEPLTSHEAFIYLTFLINSDEHLEDLFYRDKDTRTPSMEFTFLPEARRK; encoded by the exons ATGTACCATATACAACGAAAAATGACATCAAATATTTCCTCACCATCATCTTCAAAAGATTCTTCAATAAATTCTCAAAATAAAACTAACGATGCGGATGATTTTAAGGAAAAGACAGAATCTAACCTTTGTCCTTTC AAATTATTATGGTCCTTTGGAATAAACTCAGAGGTACCAATAATAAACTTAACCACCGAAAACCGAACGATCATCGCATATGCCTGCTCGCATGCTGTAATAATCTACAATTACGAATCAAAGGATGTGGTTAATCTTCAAGGTCAT CAAAATGAAGTGAGGACGATATCAATTTCCACAAACGGGAAATGGCTGCTGTCGGGGGATTTTGATAAGGATTCCGTGATTGTGATTTGGGATACTGAAACTgg tgTGCCAATTTGCACTTTATTTCATCCGCACGGTGAGCACGAGATGACCGCAGCAAGGATCAGTCCAAATGCTAAATACGTAGTTACCattggaaatgaaataaatcaaaAAGTTCATTTCTGGCTGTGGACGTACGGGAAAGATGAACCTGATG gaattatggaattaattgaaattagtgGTGACAGAGTGAAGGACATAGCTTTCAACGAGGATCTTCCGGAAGAATTCGTTTTAACCGCTGACGCTAATGTAGTATTCTGCAAATGG GAAAACAATGAGTTGGCGCGTTATTACCCCCAAATCTTTGGTAACGCACTGCGATATGGATACTTTAATTACTCCTGTTTCATATCAAAATCACATCGGGTGGTAACGTCATCGACAAAcg GATATATTTTGCTTTGGAGCATTGTCAGTGGTacagaaaggagccacgttaaATCTGTGCGGCTCCATAAATGCAGTATCACCGCACTAATACATCACGATGG ATTGATAGTGATTGGCACAGCGGGGGGCCGAATTTGTTTCTACGATATCGAGTTAAAAATACTTTATGCGTGCCAAAATTCTTATTTAGATTGTATACAGTCGATCAGCTTTGAACTAAGAACCTCGTTATTAGCTCCTGTGCCCGTAGTCAGTGAATCTGAAC TTGAATTCAATGAAAAAGACAGTGTAGAATATGAAGGAGAGTTTGAAGGATATTCAGAAAGTAAACTAGAAGATTCTCTCTGCGATGAGAAGATTggatatttaaaaaagataGAATCGCTAATCTTGGAGGAAGTTGAATCTTCCGCGACTGTCAATTTGGAACCTATGCTTAGAAATCACAATAGAGACAAAGAAAATTTTACGAAATCTATTGGCCCTATAGATACTACTCTTGAAGGTTCACCTTTTTACACTGACAATTTCATTGTCA GTTCGTTAAATGGATCAATTGCATTAATTGACATACCCTCATTGAAATGCAAATTTATCTTTCAAGACACGGGTGGACTGATTACCAGTTTGGATGCTCATCCGCGAAG tgATTTCATAGTCACCGGAAATGCTCATGGCTTACTGTGTTTATATGATTACAAGAAGCGCAAAGTTATCCTACGCCGGAAGACTCCCCCTCTTCCAGACTTGAACTTGTTGATTGAACATCAAGTGAAATGCGGTCATATTGTTTATTCTACGTGCCCCCAGAACAACGAGAAATTAACTGCGATTACGGTGCTAAAATATTCACCAGTAG GTGACCTGCTCGCGTGTGGCCTTGAAAATGGAGTATTATGGATGCTGCACCCCATTACTCTAGATCCTCTTGATGAAATCCCTTACAAGCATTCCGCAGAATCAatacataaattaatttttacagaaTGCGCCGAATATATGGCTTATTCG GATAATACACAGGTAATAGCAGTATTCAAAAGAAACCATCAACTATCTTTTGGAAATTATCTGTGGCATTTCCTCGGAAAATATCGTGTTCATGATGGAGTAATAAGGGATCTACTTTTTGGACCAGCTACCTGTAACAGTGTCGTACCTCGATTGTTTTCATTGGGGGAAGATAAGAATTTGATCGAGTACAATCTTGAAGATAG TGGACCATATCCCGATCCTGGTTTATTGATAGCTGAAATCTATCAAATTGAGTATACTGCAATTCCCCTTTGCCTTGCCTGGTATCCTGAATTGggtattgaaaaatttttaatgatctCTAATTCAGAG tacaAGTACAGGTTACTGAATGATCAAACCAAAATGATCCGAGGAACATTTTTGGGTCCGCTTTTTAATACACCAGTTCGATATCTCAAG gtAATACCTGGTATGGAGCTTAAAGGTGGAGGATACATAATATTTGTGACTGAAAAGGAAATCGGCCTTCAAATATATCCTTTTGATGGTAATCCTTATAAGATTTTGGGAATGATAGGCCACCCACGTAAG GTTACTAATATTTCTATTAACTCGGATGGTAACATATTGTTCACTTCCGGTCACAACGATCACTGCGTGTTGATGTGGAAAATAAAATGCAG ATCTGTTGATGTGTTAGCACGTTTAGGGGGTGAAAGCCTTAATCCATATTACTGCCTTATTCAAGGTGGCAAAACAGGATGGTTTATTAATGAAATGAGAGATTTCTTTTATTACGCTCAAATCTTGCAGCAAGGAGAAAACACGATAGCCATCAGAACAGTATCCGAAACGATTTCCATTAAACAGATAACAAATCTTATGCGTGCCGTTGGATATTATCCCAGCAACGAAGAA ATAGAAATTTTTATGGGGGAGATTTCTTACAGAAATTATGCTGACACTGGTCAACTAGTTGAGGAGGTTACATTTGAGGAGTTTGTGAAACTTTATATAAATCATCGGCCAGCTTTTGGAATTTCTATGCATCAGTTACAGGAAGcttttcagattttttcaaACCCGCATCGAAGAGTGTCGCTGAAAGAGGAGAACCCAGTAATGACTCGAGACAGATTTGTAAAAATACTGTTTGGCGAAGGCCCTGAAGGAATGCAGAAAGACACTGACAATCTTTTTG GAGAACCGTTGACATCTCATgaagcattcatatatttgaCATTTTTGATAAACTCTGATGAGCATTTGGAGGATTTGTTTTATCGAGATAAGGATACACGAACCCCGTCGATGGAGTTTACGTTTTTACCAGAA GCTCGCCGAAAGTAA